One genomic segment of Sander lucioperca isolate FBNREF2018 chromosome 10, SLUC_FBN_1.2, whole genome shotgun sequence includes these proteins:
- the LOC116035355 gene encoding myelin basic protein-like isoform X4, translated as MASAGSKKKTPGLLDQIGKFFEGDKKRKSKGSFRGALSPGPQKASAAAPRKRGAENAVVHFFRTIVSPAPPKSRKSQSAKAKKASAGDGKGSLTRIFKMGSRSASPAKR; from the exons ATGGCATCCGCAGGCAGCAAGAAGAAGACCCCCGGCCTCCTGGATCAGATTGGAAAGTTCTTTGAAGGGGACAAGAAGAGGAAGAGCAAG GGATCTTTCCGAGGTGCTCTCTCTCCAGGCCCTCAGAAAGCCTCTGCGGCTGCCCCACGTAAGCGCGGAGCAGAGAACGCTGTGGTCCACTTCTTCCGCACGATC GTGTCCCCTGCCCCTCCCAAGTCTAGG AAGTCACAGTCTGCTAAAGCCAAGAAGGCCAGTGCAGGGGACGGCAAAGGCTCCCTGACTAGGATCTTCAAAATG GGAAGCAGGAGTGCTTCTCCAGCCAAACGCTGA
- the LOC116035355 gene encoding myelin basic protein-like isoform X1, whose product MASAGSKKKTPGLLDQIGKFFEGDKKRKSKGSFRGALSPGPQKASAAAPRKRGAENAVVHFFRTIVSPAPPKSRWRGLAAKMGLGDQKSQSAKAKKASAGDGKGSLTRIFKMGSRSASPAKR is encoded by the exons ATGGCATCCGCAGGCAGCAAGAAGAAGACCCCCGGCCTCCTGGATCAGATTGGAAAGTTCTTTGAAGGGGACAAGAAGAGGAAGAGCAAG GGATCTTTCCGAGGTGCTCTCTCTCCAGGCCCTCAGAAAGCCTCTGCGGCTGCCCCACGTAAGCGCGGAGCAGAGAACGCTGTGGTCCACTTCTTCCGCACGATC GTGTCCCCTGCCCCTCCCAAGTCTAGG TGGAGAGGACTAGCAGCCAAGATGGGCCTG GGCGACCAGAAGTCACAGTCTGCTAAAGCCAAGAAGGCCAGTGCAGGGGACGGCAAAGGCTCCCTGACTAGGATCTTCAAAATG GGAAGCAGGAGTGCTTCTCCAGCCAAACGCTGA
- the LOC116035355 gene encoding myelin basic protein-like isoform X3 has translation MASAGSKKKTPGLLDQIGKFFEGDKKRKSKGSFRGALSPGPQKASAAAPRKRGAENAVVHFFRTIVSPAPPKSRGDQKSQSAKAKKASAGDGKGSLTRIFKMGSRSASPAKR, from the exons ATGGCATCCGCAGGCAGCAAGAAGAAGACCCCCGGCCTCCTGGATCAGATTGGAAAGTTCTTTGAAGGGGACAAGAAGAGGAAGAGCAAG GGATCTTTCCGAGGTGCTCTCTCTCCAGGCCCTCAGAAAGCCTCTGCGGCTGCCCCACGTAAGCGCGGAGCAGAGAACGCTGTGGTCCACTTCTTCCGCACGATC GTGTCCCCTGCCCCTCCCAAGTCTAGG GGCGACCAGAAGTCACAGTCTGCTAAAGCCAAGAAGGCCAGTGCAGGGGACGGCAAAGGCTCCCTGACTAGGATCTTCAAAATG GGAAGCAGGAGTGCTTCTCCAGCCAAACGCTGA
- the LOC116035355 gene encoding myelin basic protein-like isoform X5 encodes MASAGSKKKTPGLLDQIGKFFEGDKKRKSKGSFRGALSPGPQKASAAAPRKRGAENAVVHFFRTIGDQKSQSAKAKKASAGDGKGSLTRIFKMGSRSASPAKR; translated from the exons ATGGCATCCGCAGGCAGCAAGAAGAAGACCCCCGGCCTCCTGGATCAGATTGGAAAGTTCTTTGAAGGGGACAAGAAGAGGAAGAGCAAG GGATCTTTCCGAGGTGCTCTCTCTCCAGGCCCTCAGAAAGCCTCTGCGGCTGCCCCACGTAAGCGCGGAGCAGAGAACGCTGTGGTCCACTTCTTCCGCACGATC GGCGACCAGAAGTCACAGTCTGCTAAAGCCAAGAAGGCCAGTGCAGGGGACGGCAAAGGCTCCCTGACTAGGATCTTCAAAATG GGAAGCAGGAGTGCTTCTCCAGCCAAACGCTGA
- the LOC116035355 gene encoding myelin basic protein-like isoform X7 — MASAGSKKKTPGLLDQIGKFFEGDKKRKSKGSFRGALSPGPQKASAAAPRKRGAENAVVHFFRTIVSPAPPKSRKSQSAKAKKASAGDGKGSLTRIFKM, encoded by the exons ATGGCATCCGCAGGCAGCAAGAAGAAGACCCCCGGCCTCCTGGATCAGATTGGAAAGTTCTTTGAAGGGGACAAGAAGAGGAAGAGCAAG GGATCTTTCCGAGGTGCTCTCTCTCCAGGCCCTCAGAAAGCCTCTGCGGCTGCCCCACGTAAGCGCGGAGCAGAGAACGCTGTGGTCCACTTCTTCCGCACGATC GTGTCCCCTGCCCCTCCCAAGTCTAGG AAGTCACAGTCTGCTAAAGCCAAGAAGGCCAGTGCAGGGGACGGCAAAGGCTCCCTGACTAGGATCTTCAAAATG TGA
- the LOC116035355 gene encoding myelin basic protein-like isoform X6: MASAGSKKKTPGLLDQIGKFFEGDKKRKSKGSFRGALSPGPQKASAAAPRKRGAENAVVHFFRTIVSPAPPKSRGDQKSQSAKAKKASAGDGKGSLTRIFKM, encoded by the exons ATGGCATCCGCAGGCAGCAAGAAGAAGACCCCCGGCCTCCTGGATCAGATTGGAAAGTTCTTTGAAGGGGACAAGAAGAGGAAGAGCAAG GGATCTTTCCGAGGTGCTCTCTCTCCAGGCCCTCAGAAAGCCTCTGCGGCTGCCCCACGTAAGCGCGGAGCAGAGAACGCTGTGGTCCACTTCTTCCGCACGATC GTGTCCCCTGCCCCTCCCAAGTCTAGG GGCGACCAGAAGTCACAGTCTGCTAAAGCCAAGAAGGCCAGTGCAGGGGACGGCAAAGGCTCCCTGACTAGGATCTTCAAAATG TGA
- the LOC116035355 gene encoding myelin basic protein-like isoform X2 has protein sequence MASAGSKKKTPGLLDQIGKFFEGDKKRKSKGSFRGALSPGPQKASAAAPRKRGAENAVVHFFRTIVSPAPPKSRWRGLAAKMGLGDQKSQSAKAKKASAGDGKGSLTRIFKM, from the exons ATGGCATCCGCAGGCAGCAAGAAGAAGACCCCCGGCCTCCTGGATCAGATTGGAAAGTTCTTTGAAGGGGACAAGAAGAGGAAGAGCAAG GGATCTTTCCGAGGTGCTCTCTCTCCAGGCCCTCAGAAAGCCTCTGCGGCTGCCCCACGTAAGCGCGGAGCAGAGAACGCTGTGGTCCACTTCTTCCGCACGATC GTGTCCCCTGCCCCTCCCAAGTCTAGG TGGAGAGGACTAGCAGCCAAGATGGGCCTG GGCGACCAGAAGTCACAGTCTGCTAAAGCCAAGAAGGCCAGTGCAGGGGACGGCAAAGGCTCCCTGACTAGGATCTTCAAAATG TGA